In Streptomyces puniciscabiei, a single genomic region encodes these proteins:
- the iolC gene encoding 5-dehydro-2-deoxygluconokinase produces the protein MAYDLITMGRIGVDLYPLQTGVPLARVSSFGKFLGGSATNVAVAAARLGRHTAVITRTGDDPFGAYLHEALRGFGVDDRWVTPVQGLPTPVTFCEVFPPDDFPLYFYRRPKAPDLEIDAHELDLDAIRDARIFWMTGTGLSEEPSRTATLAALAHRAKAGTTVFDLDWRPMFWTDPDAARPFYAEALRHTTVAVGNLDEVEVATGVREPHAAARALLAAGVEIAVVKQGPKGVLAVSASGESAEVPPLPVNVLNGLGAGDAFGGSLCHGLLAGWDLETIMRHANAAGAIVASRLECSSAMPTPDEVAAALDAGAVL, from the coding sequence ATGGCGTACGACCTGATCACGATGGGGCGGATCGGAGTGGACCTCTACCCGCTGCAGACCGGCGTCCCGCTCGCCCGCGTGTCGTCCTTCGGCAAGTTCCTCGGCGGGTCGGCGACGAACGTCGCGGTCGCCGCGGCCAGGCTCGGCCGGCACACCGCCGTGATCACCCGCACGGGCGACGACCCGTTCGGCGCCTATCTGCACGAGGCGCTGCGCGGTTTCGGCGTGGACGACCGCTGGGTCACCCCGGTCCAGGGGCTCCCGACCCCGGTCACCTTCTGCGAGGTCTTCCCGCCGGACGACTTCCCGCTCTACTTCTACCGCCGGCCCAAGGCGCCCGACCTGGAGATCGACGCCCACGAGCTCGATCTCGACGCGATCCGTGACGCCCGTATCTTCTGGATGACCGGCACCGGCCTGAGCGAGGAGCCCAGCCGTACGGCCACCCTCGCGGCCCTCGCCCACCGGGCGAAGGCGGGCACCACGGTCTTCGACCTCGACTGGCGGCCCATGTTCTGGACCGACCCCGACGCGGCCCGCCCCTTCTACGCCGAGGCCCTGCGCCACACCACGGTCGCCGTCGGCAACCTGGACGAGGTGGAGGTGGCGACCGGGGTGCGCGAGCCGCATGCCGCCGCCCGGGCGCTGCTCGCCGCCGGCGTGGAGATCGCCGTGGTCAAACAGGGCCCCAAGGGTGTCCTGGCGGTCAGTGCCTCGGGGGAGTCCGCCGAGGTGCCGCCCCTGCCCGTCAACGTCCTCAACGGCCTCGGCGCCGGCGACGCCTTCGGCGGCTCCCTGTGCCACGGTCTTCTCGCAGGCTGGGACCTGGAGACGATCATGCGGCACGCCAACGCGGCCGGCGCCATCGTCGCCTCCCGCCTGGAGTGCTCCTCCGCGATGCCCACCCCGGACGAGGTGGCCGCCGCGCTCGACGCCGGAGCGGTGCTGTGA
- a CDS encoding Cgl0159 family (beta/alpha)8-fold protein, translating to MDVAELVRIRTHHPEAIAEAATRRARRPLLNENGKLMIVAADHPARGALGVGDRKLAMANRADLLERLCLALSRPGVDGVLATADILDDLLLLGALDHKVVMGSMNRGGLQGASFELDDRFTGHRPEDIQRLGFDAGKLLLRIDYDDPGSLTTLESTARAIDEMAARRLPVFVEPFISRRTPEGRVRNDLSAEAVTRSIAIASGLGGSSAYTWLKVPVTENPDDMARVMETSTLPAVLLGGDIGDSPEDQVAAYEKWRGALQLPTVRGLVVGRSLLYPADGDVAAAVDTAVGLL from the coding sequence GTGGACGTCGCCGAGCTCGTCCGTATCCGCACCCACCACCCCGAGGCGATCGCCGAGGCCGCCACCCGCCGGGCCCGCAGGCCGCTCCTGAACGAGAACGGCAAGCTGATGATCGTCGCCGCCGACCACCCCGCCCGGGGTGCCCTCGGCGTCGGCGACCGCAAGCTCGCCATGGCCAACCGCGCCGATCTCCTCGAACGCCTCTGCCTGGCGCTGAGTCGCCCCGGAGTCGACGGCGTCCTCGCCACCGCCGACATCCTGGACGACCTGCTCCTGCTCGGCGCCCTGGACCACAAGGTGGTCATGGGCTCCATGAACCGCGGCGGACTGCAGGGCGCCAGCTTCGAGCTGGACGACCGGTTCACCGGGCATCGCCCCGAGGACATCCAGCGGCTCGGGTTCGACGCGGGCAAACTGCTGCTGCGCATCGACTACGACGACCCCGGCTCCCTGACCACCCTGGAGTCCACCGCCCGCGCCATCGACGAGATGGCCGCGCGCCGGCTGCCGGTCTTCGTGGAACCGTTCATCAGCCGCCGCACCCCCGAGGGCAGGGTGCGCAACGACCTGTCCGCCGAGGCGGTCACCCGGTCCATCGCCATCGCCTCCGGCCTCGGCGGCTCCTCGGCCTACACCTGGCTGAAGGTGCCGGTCACCGAGAACCCCGACGACATGGCCCGGGTCATGGAGACCTCCACCCTGCCGGCCGTGCTGCTCGGCGGGGACATCGGCGACTCGCCCGAGGACCAGGTCGCCGCCTACGAGAAGTGGCGCGGCGCGCTGCAACTGCCCACCGTGCGCGGCCTGGTGGTCGGCCGCTCGCTGCTGTACCCGGCGGACGGCGATGTGGCCGCCGCCGTGGACACCGCCGTAGGACTGCTGTGA
- a CDS encoding helix-turn-helix transcriptional regulator → MTDQRLWSYKEIAAHIKVQPDTVRSYRKHGLLPPPDRVESGKPYWYADTVRAWVASRPSNRGRT, encoded by the coding sequence ATGACCGACCAAAGGCTCTGGTCCTACAAGGAGATCGCGGCGCACATCAAGGTGCAGCCGGACACCGTTCGGTCCTACCGCAAGCACGGGCTGCTCCCCCCGCCCGACCGTGTGGAGAGCGGCAAGCCCTACTGGTACGCCGACACCGTCCGCGCCTGGGTCGCCTCCCGGCCGAGCAACCGCGGCCGTACGTGA
- a CDS encoding helix-turn-helix domain-containing protein has product MASWETVARRPHPALRPGVLSYRGVRVHLGRPRRRLEAPIGAATLLLGFEQPVRISRAGRPPVSLVSVVNGLTTTPALGEHGGRLSGIEVLLAPWAAFTLFGTPQFELADRSVDAEEFRLGELAGALAALPGWPQRFALLDRVLLERFRAGAPASERVVHAWSLLRRQGGALPVPRLAEEVGWSVRHLEYRFREQIGLSPKAAARVLRLQRARRLLAAGHGQAETAAVCGYYDQAHFSGEFRAMTGCTPGEFLAARRLPAAGAVTDRLAGEPTSLLLTSGRGALFSKTRAGRARHADHPAGTLPREAGASGGQGD; this is encoded by the coding sequence ATGGCGAGTTGGGAGACCGTCGCTCGGCGGCCGCATCCGGCGCTGCGCCCGGGAGTGCTGAGCTATCGCGGTGTCCGGGTGCACCTCGGCCGGCCGCGCCGTCGGCTGGAGGCGCCGATCGGGGCGGCCACCCTGCTGCTGGGGTTCGAGCAGCCGGTGCGCATCTCCCGGGCCGGCCGGCCCCCGGTGTCACTGGTGTCCGTGGTCAACGGGCTGACCACCACGCCCGCCCTCGGCGAGCACGGCGGCCGTCTGTCCGGCATCGAGGTGCTGCTCGCTCCGTGGGCCGCGTTCACGCTGTTCGGTACGCCTCAGTTCGAGCTGGCCGATCGGTCGGTGGACGCCGAGGAGTTCCGTCTCGGTGAACTCGCCGGCGCGCTGGCCGCGTTGCCCGGCTGGCCGCAGCGGTTCGCGCTGCTCGACCGGGTGTTGCTGGAGCGGTTCCGTGCCGGTGCGCCCGCCTCCGAGCGGGTGGTGCACGCCTGGTCGCTGCTGCGACGCCAGGGCGGCGCGCTTCCGGTGCCCCGGCTGGCCGAGGAAGTGGGCTGGAGCGTACGGCACCTGGAGTACCGCTTCCGGGAGCAGATCGGCCTGTCCCCGAAGGCGGCGGCCCGGGTGCTGCGGCTGCAGCGCGCGCGGCGGCTGCTGGCCGCGGGCCACGGGCAGGCGGAGACCGCGGCGGTCTGCGGGTACTACGACCAGGCGCACTTCAGCGGCGAGTTCAGGGCCATGACGGGCTGCACTCCCGGCGAGTTCCTGGCGGCCCGGCGGCTGCCGGCGGCGGGCGCCGTGACCGACCGGCTGGCGGGCGAGCCCACCAGCCTGCTCCTCACCTCAGGCCGCGGTGCGCTTTTTTCCAAGACCCGCGCGGGCAGGGCCCGGCACGCTGATCACCCGGCCGGCACGCTCCCGAGGGAAGCGGGGGCCTCCGGCGGCCAGGGGGACTGA
- a CDS encoding zinc-dependent alcohol dehydrogenase family protein, whose protein sequence is MRAVVFERYGEPAEVRNMPDPDPAEHGVVVRVEATGLCRSDWHGWMGHDPDITLPHVPGHELAGVVESVGSRVSGWRPGDRVTVPFVCACGTCPACAAGDQQVCERQTQPGFHHWGSFAEYVALDHADVNLVAIPDDMAYGTAAALGCRFATAFRAVVQQGRVAAGEWVAVHGCGGVGLSAVMIAAASGARVIAVDVSPRALDLARQFGAAHCLDATGTEDTAAVVRELTDGGAHLSLDALGSPATCAASVNGLRRRGRHVQVGLLPSADGTTPVPLARAVALELELLGSHGMAAHTYPELLRLVRAGVLSPDLLVTSTLTLGAAPAALAAMGTAPGAGVTVIEPWR, encoded by the coding sequence ATGCGCGCGGTGGTGTTCGAGCGGTACGGCGAGCCGGCCGAGGTGCGGAACATGCCCGACCCGGACCCCGCCGAGCACGGCGTGGTCGTCCGTGTGGAGGCCACCGGGCTCTGCCGCAGCGACTGGCACGGCTGGATGGGGCACGACCCCGACATCACGCTGCCGCACGTGCCCGGGCACGAACTCGCCGGTGTCGTGGAGTCGGTGGGCTCCCGGGTGTCGGGGTGGCGGCCCGGCGACCGGGTCACCGTGCCCTTCGTCTGCGCCTGCGGCACCTGCCCGGCCTGCGCGGCGGGCGACCAGCAGGTGTGCGAACGCCAGACCCAGCCGGGCTTCCACCACTGGGGTTCCTTCGCCGAGTACGTCGCCCTCGACCACGCCGACGTCAACCTGGTCGCGATCCCGGACGACATGGCGTACGGCACCGCCGCCGCCCTCGGCTGCCGTTTCGCCACCGCCTTCCGCGCGGTGGTGCAGCAGGGCCGGGTGGCGGCGGGGGAGTGGGTCGCGGTGCACGGCTGCGGCGGGGTGGGGCTGTCGGCGGTGATGATCGCGGCGGCGTCGGGGGCGCGCGTGATCGCCGTCGACGTGTCACCCCGGGCCCTCGACCTGGCGCGTCAGTTCGGCGCCGCGCACTGCCTGGACGCGACCGGCACCGAGGACACGGCCGCCGTCGTCCGTGAGCTGACCGACGGCGGCGCCCATCTCTCCCTGGACGCCCTCGGCTCGCCCGCCACCTGTGCCGCTTCCGTGAACGGCCTGCGCCGCCGCGGCCGGCATGTCCAGGTGGGCCTGCTGCCCTCCGCCGACGGCACCACCCCCGTACCGCTCGCCCGTGCTGTCGCCCTGGAGCTCGAACTCCTCGGCAGCCACGGCATGGCCGCCCACACCTACCCCGAGTTGCTCCGACTGGTCCGCGCCGGCGTTCTGAGCCCCGACCTCCTGGTGACGTCCACCCTCACCCTCGGCGCCGCACCGGCGGCGCTCGCGGCGATGGGTACGGCGCCGGGGGCCGGGGTCACGGTCATCGAGCCGTGGCGCTGA
- a CDS encoding GNAT family N-acetyltransferase, whose amino-acid sequence MNFSVKPTLTGRKTVLRPFTEADAEVMWEIIADPEVVRFTFEPSSELTLERLRSWYGSRATVPDRLDLAVTDPETGELLGEAVLHDYDPATGNCTFRTLIGPRGRGRGIGTEATRLIVGYGFEQLGLHRVQLEVYGHNARARRVYEKVGFVVEGVRREVQRRDGEWADEVIMSILDREWAALSATAR is encoded by the coding sequence ATGAACTTCTCCGTCAAACCCACCCTGACCGGCCGGAAGACCGTCCTGCGGCCCTTCACCGAGGCCGATGCCGAGGTGATGTGGGAGATCATCGCCGACCCCGAGGTCGTCCGCTTCACCTTCGAGCCGTCCAGCGAACTCACCCTGGAGCGCCTGCGGTCCTGGTACGGCTCCCGGGCCACCGTGCCCGACCGCCTGGACCTGGCCGTCACGGACCCGGAGACCGGCGAGCTCCTGGGCGAGGCCGTCCTCCACGACTACGACCCCGCCACCGGAAACTGCACCTTCCGCACGCTCATCGGCCCCCGGGGCCGCGGCCGTGGGATCGGCACCGAGGCGACCCGGCTGATCGTCGGCTACGGCTTCGAGCAACTCGGGCTGCATCGCGTGCAGTTGGAGGTGTACGGCCACAACGCGCGGGCCAGGCGGGTCTACGAGAAGGTCGGATTCGTGGTCGAGGGCGTGCGACGGGAGGTGCAGCGGCGTGACGGTGAGTGGGCCGACGAGGTGATCATGTCGATCCTGGACCGGGAGTGGGCCGCGCTCAGCGCCACGGCTCGATGA
- a CDS encoding MMPL family transporter, with the protein MTEVNTQPRTGKGAPEGAPDGARDGAPPRPGRYTRFVTARPRLSLLVALLLTALAVLAGSGVADRLGSGGWEDPAAESTYATKALEREFPGSQPNLLLLVDSGRASVDDPAVAAEARDLAGRLAGEKGVTGVGSYWQSRSPALRAKDGHEALIAARITGDDNTMGRTLDRLAPHYRGMHGPVQVKVGGIVAVRHEMQTIIKEDLARAEMIALPITLVLLVMVFGSAIAALLPLGIGIVAILGTNAVLRGLTAFTDVSVFALNLTTALGLGLAIDYALFIVRRFREELSRDADPLTAVGTTLRTAGRTVLFSALTVAVSLAAMMVFPQYFLRSFAYAGIAVVLLAAAAALILLPAALVLLGHRVNSLDLRRLFRRRRDPDSAERPTGTTWARAAGLVMRRAPLFALGTTVLLVTLGLPFLGVKFGTADDRQLPSTAESHVVQEHIREGFPGSPGGGLEILAEGRATAGQYAAYKQQVAALPEVARVDGPLVKGDAAYFAVQPRGEAVDDPAQRLVGDLRALHAPFDAKVTGTAAVLVDTKHAIAQRLPWAAAFIAVVTLLLVFLLTGSVLIPVQAVVLNALSLTAMFGAVVWVFQDGHLSAALGFTSSGSIETTLPVLMFCVAFGLSMDYGVFLLSRIKEEYDRTGDHDAAVRHGLQRTGGLITAAAVILAVVMVAIGTSRVTNTKMLGLGIALAVLMDAMVVRSLLVPAIMRLTGRATWWAPASLRRMHARFGLSEGGEEGPAQPGPQPSSLR; encoded by the coding sequence ATGACCGAAGTCAACACGCAGCCCCGCACGGGGAAGGGTGCGCCCGAGGGGGCACCGGACGGGGCGCGGGACGGGGCGCCGCCCCGCCCCGGGCGCTACACCCGCTTCGTGACCGCCCGCCCCCGCCTGTCGCTCCTGGTGGCCCTGCTGCTCACCGCGCTCGCCGTGCTGGCCGGCAGCGGGGTCGCGGACCGTCTCGGCAGCGGCGGCTGGGAGGACCCGGCCGCCGAGTCGACGTACGCCACCAAGGCCCTGGAGCGCGAGTTCCCCGGCTCCCAGCCGAACCTGCTGCTCCTGGTCGACTCGGGCCGCGCCTCGGTCGACGATCCGGCGGTCGCCGCCGAGGCCCGCGACCTGGCCGGCCGCCTGGCGGGGGAGAAGGGCGTGACCGGCGTCGGCTCCTACTGGCAGAGCAGGTCACCGGCCCTGCGCGCCAAGGACGGCCATGAGGCGCTGATCGCCGCCCGCATCACCGGCGACGACAACACGATGGGCAGGACGCTCGACCGACTCGCCCCGCACTACCGGGGCATGCACGGCCCGGTCCAGGTGAAGGTCGGCGGCATCGTCGCGGTGCGGCACGAGATGCAGACGATCATCAAGGAGGATCTGGCCCGCGCCGAGATGATCGCCCTGCCGATCACGCTGGTGCTGCTGGTGATGGTCTTCGGCAGCGCGATCGCCGCCCTGCTGCCGCTCGGCATCGGCATCGTCGCCATCCTCGGCACCAACGCCGTACTGCGCGGCCTGACGGCCTTCACCGACGTCTCCGTCTTCGCGCTCAACCTCACCACGGCCCTCGGCCTGGGCCTGGCCATCGACTACGCGCTGTTCATCGTCCGCCGCTTCCGCGAGGAACTGTCCAGGGACGCCGACCCGTTGACGGCGGTCGGCACGACCCTGCGCACCGCCGGCCGCACGGTCCTGTTCTCCGCGCTCACGGTAGCGGTGTCCCTGGCCGCCATGATGGTCTTCCCGCAGTACTTCCTGCGCTCCTTCGCCTACGCCGGCATCGCCGTGGTGCTGCTCGCCGCGGCCGCCGCCCTGATCCTGCTCCCGGCCGCGCTGGTCCTGCTCGGCCACCGGGTCAACTCCCTGGACCTGCGGCGCCTGTTCCGCCGACGCCGCGACCCGGATTCCGCCGAGCGGCCCACCGGGACCACCTGGGCCCGCGCGGCAGGCCTGGTGATGCGCAGGGCCCCGTTGTTCGCACTCGGCACCACCGTTCTGCTGGTGACGCTCGGACTGCCGTTCCTCGGAGTGAAGTTCGGCACCGCCGACGACCGTCAGCTTCCCTCGACCGCCGAGTCCCACGTGGTGCAGGAGCACATCCGCGAGGGCTTCCCGGGCAGCCCCGGCGGCGGTCTCGAGATCCTCGCCGAGGGCAGGGCCACCGCCGGCCAGTACGCCGCCTACAAGCAGCAGGTGGCCGCCCTGCCCGAGGTGGCCCGCGTCGACGGCCCGCTGGTCAAGGGCGATGCCGCCTACTTCGCGGTGCAGCCGAGGGGCGAGGCCGTCGACGACCCGGCCCAGCGCCTGGTCGGCGATCTGCGTGCGCTGCACGCCCCCTTCGACGCCAAGGTGACCGGCACGGCCGCGGTCCTCGTCGACACCAAGCACGCGATAGCCCAGCGCCTGCCGTGGGCCGCCGCGTTCATCGCCGTCGTCACGCTCCTCCTGGTCTTCCTGCTCACCGGGAGCGTGCTGATACCCGTGCAGGCCGTGGTGCTCAACGCGCTCAGCCTGACCGCGATGTTCGGCGCCGTGGTCTGGGTCTTCCAGGACGGTCACCTCTCCGCCGCCCTCGGCTTCACCAGCTCCGGCTCCATCGAGACCACCCTGCCCGTGCTGATGTTCTGCGTGGCCTTCGGCCTCTCCATGGACTACGGCGTGTTCCTGCTCTCCCGCATCAAGGAGGAGTACGACCGCACGGGCGACCACGACGCGGCGGTGCGGCACGGACTCCAGCGCACCGGCGGGCTGATCACCGCGGCGGCGGTCATCCTCGCGGTGGTGATGGTCGCCATCGGCACCTCCCGGGTGACCAACACCAAGATGCTCGGCCTGGGCATCGCCCTGGCGGTCCTGATGGACGCGATGGTGGTCCGCAGCCTGCTGGTACCGGCGATCATGCGGCTGACGGGGAGGGCCACTTGGTGGGCGCCGGCGTCGTTGCGGCGCATGCACGCACGGTTCGGTCTGAGCGAGGGCGGCGAAGAAGGGCCGGCACAGCCCGGCCCCCAACCGTCTAGTCTGCGCTGA
- a CDS encoding sugar phosphate isomerase/epimerase family protein: MTSLSPSSSLSRIRIGSAPDSWGVWFPDDPRQVPWQRFLDEVAGSGYEWIELGPYGYLPSDPAVLAEETARRGLKVSAGTVFTGLHHGAAVWDRTWAHVSDIAALTQAMGARHLVVIPSFWRDDKTGEVLEPDTLTAEQWRNLTSLTERLGREVRERYGLTIVVHPHADTHIDSEGNVGRFLDGTDSDLVSLCLDTGHYAYCGGDSVKLIETYGERIGYLHLKQVDPEILADVRAKGTPFGPAVAQGVMCEPPRGVPELGPVLAAAQRLGVELFAIVEQDMYPCAPDAPLPIARRTRAFLRSCGV, encoded by the coding sequence ATGACGTCGCTGTCACCCTCCTCCTCACTGTCCCGGATCCGGATCGGATCGGCGCCCGACTCCTGGGGCGTGTGGTTCCCCGACGACCCCCGCCAGGTGCCCTGGCAGCGCTTCCTCGACGAGGTGGCCGGCTCCGGCTACGAGTGGATCGAGCTCGGCCCCTACGGCTACCTCCCCAGCGACCCCGCGGTGCTCGCGGAGGAGACCGCGCGGCGCGGCCTGAAGGTCTCGGCCGGCACCGTCTTCACCGGACTGCACCACGGTGCGGCCGTATGGGACAGGACCTGGGCGCACGTGTCGGACATCGCGGCACTGACCCAGGCGATGGGGGCTCGCCACCTGGTCGTCATCCCGTCCTTCTGGCGGGACGACAAGACGGGCGAGGTGCTGGAGCCGGACACGCTGACCGCCGAGCAGTGGCGGAACCTGACCTCGCTGACCGAGCGGCTGGGGCGGGAGGTGCGGGAGCGGTACGGGCTGACGATCGTCGTCCACCCGCATGCCGACACCCACATCGACAGCGAGGGGAACGTCGGCCGATTCCTCGACGGCACGGACTCCGACCTGGTGTCGCTGTGCCTGGACACCGGGCACTACGCGTACTGCGGCGGGGACAGCGTGAAGCTGATCGAGACGTACGGGGAGCGGATCGGGTACCTGCACCTCAAGCAGGTGGATCCGGAGATCCTGGCGGACGTACGGGCCAAGGGGACGCCGTTCGGGCCGGCGGTGGCACAGGGAGTGATGTGCGAACCACCGCGCGGCGTACCGGAGTTGGGTCCTGTGCTTGCCGCTGCGCAGCGGCTGGGGGTGGAGCTGTTCGCGATCGTGGAGCAGGACATGTATCCCTGTGCCCCGGACGCGCCGTTGCCGATCGCCCGGCGGACCCGGGCGTTTCTCCGGTCCTGCGGGGTGTAG
- the iolD gene encoding 3D-(3,5/4)-trihydroxycyclohexane-1,2-dione acylhydrolase (decyclizing) gives MTTTRLTVAQALVRFLAAQYTERDGARQRLIGATWGIFGHGNVAGLGQALIEYADVMPYHQGRNEQSMVHAAVGYARQSNRLSTHAVTTSIGPGATNLVTGAALATINHLPVLLLPGDVFATRPADPVLQQLEVPYAGDVSVNDTLRPVSKYFDRITRPEALIPSALQAVRVLTDPVETGAVTLALPQDVQAEAFDWPEEFFAERVWTVRRPGADPTELAEAVRAIREARRPLVIAGGGVHHSRAELALAEFAAATRIPVASTQAGKGSLRYDHPQDVGGVGHTGTATADELARTADLVIGVGTRYTDFTTASGTLFENPDVRFLNLNIAPYDGHKLAGLPLVADARSGLGELTEALVMHGHKVAEAYVTEYSEDKERWEQRVDACFEAEEIDVRPTQPQVIGALDALVDESDIIINAAGSLPGDLHKLWRARSVDQYHLEYGYSCMGYEIPAALGVKLAAPERNVWALVGDGTYLMMPTEIVTAVQEGVAIKILLVQNHGYASIGGLSESVGGERFGTAYRFQAGDGTFTGAPLPVDLAANAASLGMRVLRAKTVRELREALAEARAADTPTCVYVETETSDTVSGAPPAQAWWDVPVAETATRPSAVKARELYERHVSTRRRHL, from the coding sequence ATGACGACGACCCGGCTGACCGTCGCGCAGGCGCTGGTCCGTTTCCTCGCCGCCCAGTACACCGAACGCGACGGCGCACGGCAGCGGCTGATCGGCGCCACCTGGGGCATCTTCGGCCACGGCAATGTCGCGGGGCTCGGCCAGGCGCTGATCGAGTACGCCGACGTGATGCCGTACCACCAGGGCCGCAACGAGCAGTCCATGGTGCACGCGGCCGTCGGCTACGCCCGCCAGTCGAACCGCCTGTCCACGCACGCGGTGACGACGTCGATCGGCCCGGGCGCGACCAACCTGGTCACGGGCGCGGCCCTGGCCACCATCAACCACCTCCCGGTCCTGCTCCTGCCCGGCGACGTCTTCGCCACCCGGCCCGCCGACCCGGTCCTGCAGCAGCTGGAGGTGCCGTACGCGGGCGATGTGTCGGTCAACGACACCCTGCGTCCGGTGTCGAAGTACTTCGACCGCATCACCCGCCCCGAAGCCCTGATCCCGAGTGCCCTGCAGGCCGTGCGGGTCCTCACCGACCCGGTGGAGACCGGCGCGGTGACCCTCGCTCTGCCGCAGGACGTGCAGGCGGAGGCCTTCGACTGGCCGGAGGAGTTCTTCGCCGAGCGGGTGTGGACCGTACGACGGCCGGGTGCGGACCCGACCGAGCTGGCCGAGGCGGTCCGGGCGATCCGGGAGGCCCGCAGGCCGCTGGTCATCGCGGGCGGCGGAGTCCACCACAGCCGCGCCGAGCTGGCGCTCGCCGAGTTCGCGGCGGCGACCCGCATCCCGGTCGCCTCCACCCAGGCCGGCAAGGGCTCCCTGCGCTACGACCACCCGCAGGACGTCGGCGGCGTCGGCCACACCGGCACCGCGACCGCCGACGAGCTGGCCCGCACCGCCGACCTGGTGATCGGCGTCGGCACCCGCTACACCGACTTCACCACCGCCTCCGGCACCCTCTTCGAGAACCCGGACGTCCGCTTCCTCAACCTCAACATCGCGCCCTACGACGGCCACAAGCTGGCCGGGCTCCCGCTGGTCGCCGACGCCCGCAGCGGACTGGGCGAGCTGACCGAGGCGCTGGTGATGCACGGGCACAAGGTGGCGGAGGCGTACGTCACCGAGTACAGCGAGGACAAGGAGCGCTGGGAGCAGCGTGTCGACGCCTGCTTCGAGGCCGAGGAGATCGACGTACGGCCCACCCAGCCGCAGGTCATCGGCGCCCTGGACGCCCTGGTGGACGAGTCCGACATCATCATCAACGCGGCCGGTTCGCTCCCCGGCGACCTGCACAAGCTGTGGCGGGCGCGCTCGGTGGACCAGTACCACCTGGAGTACGGCTACTCCTGCATGGGCTACGAGATCCCGGCCGCGCTCGGGGTGAAGCTGGCCGCGCCGGAGCGGAACGTGTGGGCGCTGGTCGGCGACGGCACCTATCTGATGATGCCGACGGAGATCGTGACGGCCGTGCAGGAGGGCGTCGCGATCAAGATCCTGCTGGTGCAGAACCACGGGTACGCGTCCATCGGCGGGCTCTCGGAGTCGGTGGGCGGCGAGCGGTTCGGCACCGCCTACCGGTTCCAGGCCGGGGACGGGACGTTCACGGGCGCCCCGCTGCCGGTCGACCTCGCCGCCAACGCGGCCAGCCTCGGCATGCGGGTGCTGCGCGCGAAGACCGTACGGGAGCTGCGCGAGGCGCTCGCCGAGGCGCGGGCCGCCGACACTCCCACATGTGTCTACGTGGAGACCGAAACGTCCGACACTGTGTCGGGCGCGCCCCCGGCGCAGGCCTGGTGGGATGTTCCTGTGGCCGAGACCGCGACCCGACCGTCCGCGGTCAAGGCACGAGAGCTGTACGAACGGCACGTCTCGACCCGACGCCGCCATCTGTAA
- the iolB gene encoding 5-deoxy-glucuronate isomerase produces MTSTDLHLPRGATANAQYAVDIDPKVAGWTHSSLRVVELVPGASHTFTTGDSEWIVLPLEGGCTVQIETASTEKGEFQLLGRESVFTGVSDFVYAPRDARVQIASGAGGRFALAGAKCERRLPARYGPAPEVPVEERGSGSCARRVRNFASADSFDCDKLIAVEVITPGGNWSSYPPHKHDEHRPGEESELEEIYYFEIDGPHGIGYQRVSPSREGGSDVLAEVRSGDAVLVPDGWHGPSIAQPGHDMYYLNVMAGPGETREWRICFHPAHVESTEGYR; encoded by the coding sequence ATGACCAGCACCGATCTGCATCTGCCCAGGGGCGCCACCGCGAACGCCCAGTACGCCGTCGACATCGACCCCAAGGTGGCCGGCTGGACCCACAGCAGTCTGCGTGTGGTCGAACTGGTGCCTGGCGCCAGCCATACGTTCACCACGGGGGACAGCGAGTGGATCGTGCTTCCGCTGGAAGGCGGATGTACCGTACAAATCGAGACCGCATCAACGGAGAAGGGCGAGTTCCAACTCCTGGGCCGGGAAAGCGTGTTCACCGGAGTCTCCGACTTCGTGTACGCGCCCCGGGACGCCCGGGTCCAGATCGCCTCCGGCGCGGGAGGCCGCTTCGCCCTGGCAGGAGCGAAGTGCGAGCGACGACTCCCCGCCCGCTACGGCCCCGCGCCGGAGGTCCCCGTCGAGGAGCGCGGCAGCGGCAGCTGCGCCCGCCGGGTGCGCAACTTCGCCTCGGCGGACTCCTTCGACTGCGACAAGCTGATCGCCGTCGAGGTGATCACACCGGGCGGCAACTGGTCGTCCTACCCGCCGCACAAGCACGACGAGCACCGGCCGGGCGAGGAGTCCGAGCTGGAGGAGATCTACTACTTCGAGATCGACGGCCCGCACGGAATCGGCTACCAGCGCGTGTCCCCCTCGCGGGAGGGCGGCTCGGACGTTCTCGCCGAGGTCCGTTCCGGCGACGCCGTCCTCGTCCCGGACGGCTGGCACGGCCCGTCCATCGCCCAGCCCGGGCACGACATGTACTACCTGAACGTCATGGCGGGCCCGGGGGAGACCCGGGAGTGGCGGATCTGCTTCCACCCGGCCCACGTAGAAAGCACAGAGGGGTACCGATGA